The Naumovozyma dairenensis CBS 421 chromosome 1, complete genome genomic interval CATAATCCTGAAGTTAGGcatgatattaataatgatgcaAGATAAAATACAGTTATAACTTGGTCATGCTTGTATTCATAAACTGACTCAGAGTCAAatacatcatcatcactatCGCTTTCGCTGTCATTACTAGCATTAGTATTAATATTGTAGTTATTGTTAccatttttattgttattgatattgagAAAAGTTCCAAGGCTTGTATcataatttattgaattcgTTGTAACCTGAGAATCTAATGAACTTACGGAGCCATAATTTCTAATTTGATTGGGAGCTAATTGCTGATATGCTGGTAAATGGTTTGGCTTCGTCAAAGTATTTGATATAATAGAATTTCTTATCTTGGAAAATGTTCTAAACATTGAATTTATAAAgtttttgttgaatttaatgaaacCATAATCTGAATTCGATTCCAGggattcttcatcttggaagagagtattattattctggCTACCTGTAGCATCTTCTCCTTCCTCTTCAGCAGCATCAAATTCATTCCAATATCTAATTCTAGGTTTTGCCAATTGCGAAGTTTTTTCATGTTCGTCATGTCGAGATGATGACGCAATACTTGAAGCAGTATGATGATCATGATGGTCTTTTCCTTGGATGGTTGCCCTAAAGGATGAGGAACATAAGCTGAGTAATCGGTCATAACctaattggaaaaattcatcACTTGATAAGGAATCATTCGGAGAAAGAGTATAGTCGttcgataataatatttcaaagagTTCATCTTTTGCAATATGGACATTAGTATTGTTATCCGGTCTTAgtgttttcaattttaaaacTTGGTAGCAAATCCTCCAAAGTGTGAAATTCGAATCGACTGGGAAACATtggaaattatttgatattaaACTTTCGAAAAgctttataatttttctatctttgatattattagtCATGTTATTCTGtgagttattattttctgaTATGATGTTTAACTTTTTGATTTCAACAATGGAATGAGGAAAAAtactatcattatttgaaatctcttcatttattgttatcatgAATATGCAATGTTCCTTGGGACAAATGAAACGGGTTCTTTTCAAATGGATTTCACCTAAAACGCTTGAATAATTGAGTCGACGTGTTTTGAACCattctattattaatttgtCTAATGGATATGAATTCTTTATGTCATTAGTATTACAACCTGCAGGATCTTGTATAAGATCACTGataaaattcaatgacAAATTGCTAGATACAACATGATCTCTTAATCCACCAACATTACACATTACAATACAACTACTCTTAGCATCAATGTTCGTATGATTTTCTTCGTGATGCAGTATAAGATTAGGATATTGATTAATTGTTTCGTTGGTCATAAATGAAGGTTGTTGAAATGAATTTTCATCAGTATCTAGGATTGAGATAATCAAATTAGATTGACAAAGTTGCAATTTTGATTTACTACCGGGAGTCACTGCAATGGAagcatcattattatcagcCTTCAAGGATGATGTAGATGCAGATTTAGTTCTATTTATTAAGGGTAAATTTGGattaatattttggaaagatcTAACAGATCTAATTGATTTAGATTTGGATTTAACATTTAATCTTGGTCTTTCAATAGTATCAGCCTGAGAATTCGGAGAAGGAAAAGGAGAAGTCATTTTTGCATCTGTGCTTGCTGattgaataatttcttttgatgTTGATATAACTTTATCATCTATAATTCTGAATTCATTAGATAATAACATGAACTTAAATTGTTCCATATTATCtgaagaaatcaataatcTTTGGATTAAACTACACTTATCCNtaaatatttcatcaaattccACTTCAGATTGAATTCTTGGAACTTTACTATCATAATTAGCAGTTAAACTTGTCCCTATGGACAGAGGGGTAGAGGAGCGAGACGGTACGTCATTATGATATCTTTTATcatgaagatgatgataactATTAACAGAATTTAGTAAAGATGatttttgataaatattgTTCCTACCACTTCCAGATGTAGTACCTAGTATAGTATtgattttcaattctaaatCACCCAAAACGTCaattatcaaagaaatttcTAGAAGATAAGAATCTAAATCTACattaataaaagatatgCCATCATAACCGTAGGAATAGGTTTTAGAATCCTGAAGGTTTTTGACTAATTGATCGGCCTCGTTTTTAAACTCCGTCGGATATGATTTCAGTAAATATTTAAGTAATTTCTTTAAGGTAATTTTCTGTACTATTAAGAATCTTGATAATGTCTGTAACTCGGTACTGATATCATTAACATGACTGTATATCAGGtatagattttttttcaaggATTTAATAGACGGTATCAACGATGTATCTTTGCGGTTATCGACAACATCAACTTCTAATCTCTCAAAATAGTTTAAAATTGATGATTCAACAGATAGTATCCTTGTGGAGCATTCCTTTACCTTTAAGGACACAAATAagttaatattttgaaattgttgaataaAGGAGTTTtgtaaattcaataaaggGAAGGGTACATTATCTGATGTGTGATTTTCAATAGCAGAGTTATTGATAGCTTTTTGCCTGTTATTTGCGGCATGCCTGATTGCGGTTCTCAAGGATTCATAATCTATATTTTGATGTTTCCATTCGAGAGGAGATGAGTTCCGTGTAGTAGAATTGAATTTCATTTGCCATCAActcattattgttatctGTCATAGGATATACAGGTTTCGAAAGAAGTCGTAAGCTTCCGATCTGAGGATCTCTTTAATATTGACTCCATATAACTTTCTTATTATTGCTGCGCGGTAACAATATACATAAATAACACCAACAACACCCATTTTGAGTCATCCATTGAAGAGACCCAGGAAAGAAGCAAAAGCAATCTTCGAATACTAATTCAAGTTTGTTTCGATACATTCAGCGTTTTAAATGTCTTTTTCACTAATGTTTGCACATGTTAGTATTATTACCAACTCTCTTTCGAATAGCTTTAGAAGAAATTCCATTTCGGTATTGTACTGTCATATGTGAGGTAGTACTAAGAAGCTTCATAAGTATGAATCATTACAGGTAGGaatatctttgaaatattgtGAATATAGAACAGAACTGTCCTAGCATATCCAACCAGCCAAAATAAGATActtataataaaataaaataaaataaaataaaataaaataacatCAACACTACTTTTCCTCGTGGGGTAGATGCAAAACAATTTTTAGTAAAATATGGGTTGGATAATAGATCAGATTCTAAACTTCTTAAAGGCAGagagaagaatataagGCTCTTACGAATATATGATTCGGGTTGCTCTctttatatagtataaataataataactaataaagagaCATAAAGAGACATAAAATAACTAACTGAAATACTTCTAATTCTACTTCAACTTTCAACCCTTTTATGATCTTTCGAAACTACTTTATCTTCAACTTTTCTAACTAGTAGTTCTCCAACTTTTCCAATTCTCCGACTTTTCTAATTACTAGGTTTCCACATTTCTTCGCTATTAGTTCCCCAAATCTTCTAATTATTAATGGTCATGCTTATTAGGTACTACTTCTCCTTTTTGTCTACTAATGATAGTTAATCGTGCTTCTTAGTAATCTTGTTTCATTCTAGAAAACTCAATACTTTAAACGCTATATTGGATAATAGTTGTCATTTTAACTTTGGTTCATTTCGGAGTCTTCGATTTTTCTGTTCCACAGTGATTCAACCCAGTGGGGTTGATAACAATAGAAATAAGGgtcaataaaaataaagaaataaaaataatagaaatagaaataaagCTTAGTAAGATCTTACTTCCATTGGCCCGCGATTAATTTCTCAACATAATTATGGCTTAGgctaatgttaataaagtaataactTAGTAAGTCAAACAAATTCTAGAAGTTCACCTAATATCTCGTTAAAGTCATGCATGCATAAAACAATATTCGTAATCATGAACACCGCTCTCAAAGTCCTTTCGACTAGGTGTTCCACAGGACACTCTAAATACTTGTAGGTTTGTTTAGAAGAGAGTAATCCAGAACGCCCGAGTAAACACTCAGCAAGACCATACAACTTAACCGACCCAATACATAACTCTGGTACGCATGGCCGGTGGAAACTGTAGACGTGGCTGCGATCAAAACGTccttgataataataagataacactTGCATGGCATTCGACTTAGttcaacaaaatatattcaattataattcaatagaCGTTATACAGCTACAAACATGTGCGGTGCATAACGTAGTTCGAGTCATTACTTCGAACCTCATAGCTGCATAATAATTCTTAACTCAACTTGACTGATGACTAACAACTCATAATTTCGTGACAGTAATTactcaattaataataaaataaacatacttcCTTGTGACACTTGGACTTAATGCCAATACTCCGTTATCACGATCGAATATCAAATACATActataatttattattcctCGTGGCCCAATGGTTACGGCGTCTGGCTACGAACCAGAAGATTCCAGGTTCGAGTCCTGGCGGGGAAGAAACTTTTTTGTAAGtcttatttttatgacCGAAAATAAAAAACGACACACAACAGGGAATTCTTGGGTTTTGGGATAAATGGACGACAGAGGCGTTGTATTACACAAGTGGAGAAAGCATGAAAGGcacaataaaatattaacaCAGAGAAACATTTAAAGAAAGCCATGAAAAGTTCCTATCGGTTATTAGTTTACGGGACTTGACGGAAGAGGCGGTCGAAGGCAAtggaaatgaataattcGTGGATATAtaacaagaagaattttTAGAGGATATATCTAAAAgttcatcttcttttaaatggCTTTAGAAAGGAAATCaggtaataaatatactatCAGATTAGAACACTTTGTGTCAGGGTATAATTCCTACtatattacatttttttccGTTAATAATATACCTCAAGGCATTTAATGTACCGAAAGGACATCAAGTTGATCCAAGACATATGTCTACCCAAACTTGCTTACCATTAAGTTTCGGCTGTGTGGAAATCCTCAACGACCCATTGAAGAATGTGTCTTTCTTGTGAACTTCAAACTCCGCGATGCTTGAAATGCGGCAgaactatatatatatatatatacatagCATAATCAAAGATAAAGTGTACAAGTtctgaagaaaaagaagacaGCAGTAATTGCTGTAACTCTTTGGAAATCTTAACGCCCAAGAGCCAATTTCATTAGCAGTGTTACGGCTACTAAATAAGTAACAGGTAGAGATACAATTTGCTAGATGAGCTGTTAGGGTCCCAAATGGTAAATGGATGGATGTGTTTCGTCAACTAATCTAGGGCAACTGAATCAAAAGTTCATCCCTTTGGGGAACTGGAAAAACTCAAACCTTTgtattcttcatcatcaagagCTGTTCTTCAAAGTAGGTGTACTAATAACATAGAGTGGTGTATCATTTCTATAATACCCGTTACACTCAATGATTGAGCTGAATCCTCTTCCATCAATCTCTTTCACTTGGTATGGTGGCTTCGGATCATAACCGGGCTTGCACGTGTGGGAAATATTACCAACGATATAGCCAGTTTCATCTATACTGAAGgttatttgattttaacCCATAATACATTTTAATAGGAGCAGAAATATCGACTGTTGCCTATGCCAACCATTCTATCAGACGGTCgaataattcaattttggCTGCGCCTTTTGGTAAATCTTTTAGCCCACTAGGTATCTAATTTGATATACTCCTCGTTGGAGATACAAAGTTTGGAAGAGTACCTGTCATACTAGCATTCTACAATTCTGCCGCTTTTGAAACAACTTGGCATTCCAAAAAGGAGACGTTTATTCGTCAAtaagtaaaaaaatattttatactAAAATTACTTTCAATGCTTCAGAGAACGTTGGTGTCTCACCATGTCGATGGTAAATCTTGGTAAATAGCGAAGGTTCATGGTAAAACGTTCTTTGGATGCCATATCTTCTAGAAATGATTTTACAAAGAGAgtattctttcttcaattcataGATTTTGGCAGACTTGTCTTTCAGATAACCAATCACTCTGCATTATTTGCCATATTGACCTTGAACGCTAATTTAATCATGTAATGTTATGTAGTTAAAGGATGGTCTTGTCTTGCATTATTTAACAACACTCTAACCGCGAATCCACATAGGATCGTACTCTGCGTTAAATACAGGTTCATATTAACTGAAATCAGTcttcttattattagttaCGAACGTCTCTATTCTCTATGTTCTATCGTATGGTTACGGtatctcatctcatctcattTTGTCTTTTTACTTCTCCCTTTTTATTAGTCTTGTTTCCTTGCGACTACCACatctttttttaaaaatatcagaATTAAAAGTTTCAAGATTCCAACATTACTAGGAGTAATCTGAAAGTTCACTTAATTCGCACTATTGGCCCATCCCTTGAACTTCAATAGACATCATAGAATCACGAATAAAAGTATACTTTCCTTTCAGtgtatttaaattttctcTTCGTTAGATCATCGGAGATACATTACAAGGATGAGcggtaataataacaagaacaagaactTCAAAAAAGGTCCAACAAAGCAAAATCAACATCTACCGCAGTATATCAAATCACAGCCATGGTATTACAAAGATTCCAAGAATACGACCGAGAAGAAGAACGACAATGAAACGTCGACGAAAGAGGAAGATTATTTGATTCATCATAGAAGTCAGAAGCATGAGTTTGATCATAATGATGAACCAACGATAGGTTCAGGTATATCagatgaatttattactGTGCAAAGTCGGTTCAGAGATATGCATAATCGGAATACGAAGcatcaagaaaaattactCTATTGTGAGAATTGTGGTGCTAAAGATCACTTAAGGAAAGATTGTCTGGAAAGACCTAAGAAACTCAAAAAGACTGAAGTTAAAGGCAATTATAATCATCAGCAAATTACTAGCACAAATGGAGTGCTACCCACTGAGGCCAAGATTAGGAATGAAGAGCAAATGGATTGGGATGCCAAAAAAGATAGATGGTTTGGTTACACaggaaaagaatataatgaacTATTAGAAAATTGGGAaacgaaaaagaaaaacaatacGCAAGAACCTAcagataaagaaaatgaggATGATATGTGGGATACAGATGAAGAGATAGAACTAATGCAATTAGGGTTATACAAAGATTCTATGGgtcatttgaagaaagatgACGAGAATAACTCGAACCTCAAGCATAGAACTGCAGTTCGTCTGAGAGAAGATAGAGCAGCTTATTTAAATGACATTAATTCTGgtgaaataaaatatgaCCCTAAATCAAGGATATATAAGAACGAAGAGATTGGTCTTGTAGATGAAAAATCTAAAATGTTCCGTCGTTATCTTACTGGTGAAGGTTTGgaattaaatcaattaaacaGATTTAGTAAACAGCACGCCAGGGAGGCCGGGATTAGAGATGAAGTAGAAGATGCTAATAAGATTAATCATGTGTTAGTGGCTAATCCAACTAAGTACGAACAACtaatgaaagagaaaacaaaacaaaatctTGAGCAGGAGGAACTTCAAAGGaggaaagaagaagctTTCAAAAATAACTTACTGGAAGCCAGGAAGGCTGAAGGGACTGTTCAATCTGATGAATCTAAAAAGGAATTGAAGGATTTATATGGTTGATTGTCCCAGTCGTTATTTACGAGAGAATAACTTATTGCCTCTTAGatgtttttgattttttttttttttttttttgggTAAATTTTCGCGATGAGCTTCTTGAAGTgaaaatttacaattaaTATCGAGATTCATACAAGAGATCATGGAGGGTTTAGTTTATACTCATGTAACgttacatatatattcacTACATATTCTTTGATCGATCAAGCAATATAACCGAAATTTTTTGTCATCGATAATGAATACTTCAACTTTTGTGAAACAGCTATCATCAAATAACAGAGTTGTTAGagaaaaatcattagaaGCATTAGAAAAAGTTTTGGTAACTGAAAAATGTTTAAAAACTTTCAAACAATCtcaatttaataaattatggAAGGGTCTTTATTTTGCCATGTGGTTTAGTGATCGTCCAAGACCTCAACAAAGATTAGCTAATAAGCTTGGTGAATTATAtcaattatatttcaataaaaaggataatgaaaattacaaagatGATTTAAGTATAAACGATGAAGCATTTGTCAAATTTTCTAAGGCATTTTGGAAAGTCTTATGTTTAGAATGGTACAATATTGATCGTTTCAGAATGGATAAGTATCTTTTATTGGTCAGAAGAGTCTTTTTTAGCCAAATTAAATATCTAAAGTTGAGAGAATGGAATGAAAAACTAGTAAATGAGTTTATTGAAACtgttttgaaagatttaccATTAAGTGGATCACCAAAAGTTTACAGTGGTATCCCGTTCCATATAATCGATATCGTTTTAGATGAATGGGAAAGGTTATTTACTgagaaaaatgatgaaattgaggataatgaagatgaagaagaagagaaacaGGAGACAGAGTTAATAGAATTGGTAAAAAACTCACCtttaaaagattttatAAGTATATTCCAGGACCTAGCGTCTAACATGACGAATAGCAAGATTCTAAGAGACAAGATTAAAGAAGATTTGTTAGCAGATGAACGCTTAGTGAAATGGGCTGTTATTGAACGAGAGGAAGTTGAAAAGATTTCTGCTTCAAAGGGAGCTACTAGTAGTAAActtgaagatgaagaatggCACGGGTTTTAAACAACTCTAGTCTAGTAGTATAACAATATCGAAACGCTACATAGTGCATCTTTATGACATGccagataataatatcaactAGCTGTATAATAATTGTAACCTGAATTGATATATTAAGCCCATGGAGTAATGGGTAGTATATATGAAAAGATTCTGCAAAATGTAGCATATAAATTAAGTAAGATAGACTGATCTATAAAGTTCTAAGCATGTCAACTACAAAAGTTATGGAAGATGTTGCAAGCATTTTACTACTAGGTCTACACAATTTTATTGTAAGTGAGGAATAAGTCGAATTGATAGTATATACTATTTTATTGAGAGGATATCTGCTTTATCAATAAACGCAAATATAACATGCgaaaaaatgatgatgaccAGAGGCTGAAGACTCTTGAATACACAAGAAATGAAAACTCCAAAGAGCGAAGGTCTACTCTGCATCACTAGGACATAATCTTCTATTTAGGGGGTTTTCGTACTATACATACTTTTGGAACAATCACCAAGTGTTGAACTACagtttatttatattatccTTAGTATTTAAAGAGtcaaatatattgtttaCTTAAGAAAAGACTCTTATTTTTCTCTGTTTATACATTTGCAGATGGCAGCAGCTTCTCCAGGATACTTCCTTTGAGGAGCTTGTACGTAGAGGGTAGAAACAAACATGTGACAGGTTCGAAAGACGACGTATGTTTCTTCTAATGGCAATGGCATTGTTGTGGCAAACAGGTAAATCATTTTCCCTCTTCTTTTCCCTTTTCCCCTTCCCTTCTCATTCCTCTTCTATCGTCATCTGTTTATTTTAGAAAATCATCGCGCGCGGAGAAGACAACTTGTAGGCCTTTTACTTAAAGACACCATGCGTACATATCCCATCATTCACGTATTTGAAACAATCGCGACACACTTTTCAAATCAGATATTGTACGTACTTAGATGGATGTTATTATCCTATTCTCTTTGGATCaggaaacaaaaatgaCCGGATTAGGTAGAAGTGTTTAAgtttatttattccatTTCGAAAACATTGAACTATATATGAGTACTGTTTGAAGAATTCATGGAATCAATTGCCGGTCTTACAAATTTATGGACACCCATCGAAGACAAGTACTCCTCtctaacaaaaaaaaaaaacaattcaataaataagCTTGGAATATGTCAACAAGAATGGAAAAACCTCAATTGGTTCCTACCCTAATGGAAAAGCATGTCAAAGGAGCAGTTAGTTCCAAACAACTTTCAGAAATCGTACTTTGGGCACAACCGAAATTAGAAGCAAACGACATGAAAAATGAACCAACCTCACCGAATACAACAACTCCTGAATCAAGAGtttcttccattttttCAGTGAACAATGATGAGAAACTTGATAGTCATACCGAAATTGAGACCAATTTAACTTTTGCTTCTCATGCACCAATAAcattggaaaaaaataaatcaatacATAACCCTGTAAATCATAACCATAAACGGAAAAAGTCTAATGGAATACATAGTGTAAGACAAACAACTCGACAAATACACTacaataatgaaaagaaaccaacttttttgaaaagatctACATCGAAGCTAAAATTaacaattcaaaatatctggcctaatgatgattcaaataaagGTTCCAAAAATAGAACAAATGATGGAAGGCATAGGAAAACTTTACTTTCCGATGAAATGGACtcaattgattcattattttctataaaTGAACAAAAACTTCCagaattagatgatgaaataataGGGGAGAATTTAATGGATGCCAATATGGtttttgatgatattttatcCAATATAGAATCCAAATACATCTCAACGGCTACAGACACCATCCCTATCATTTTATCTGAATATATAGTCCCAGAAACGAATAAACAAATTGATACCTCAAGTATAAGGAGTCCTATTTCACAAGGAACTTTAAAAGTAAAGGAGAAAAAAACTAAATGTGATGAATCATTAGATTCAGGATTATTAGAAGAACTTAAAGTAATTGGGCAAttactttcaaaaatagATATGAATGAAAAACATTTGAAAGTGAAAAGAACACCGTCTAGTTGCTCAATTGCAACTGTGCCTCCTCCAAGATCGACCAAACGCCCCATGGTAGGTAATAAGACGTTAGCTAAAGAATTTTATCGAAGTTTAACTAATAGAAGTAATATGCGTCTTAGTGACCCTTTGAAAGTTAAAGATATTGTGGATCGATTACAGAATGATTGGGAAATTATCCATTTAAATATTGCACCGTCTGAAAAGGCAACCTATGGACAACAGGATagaaatgataataacaGAATTCAGAAAAAAGTAAGTTTCGCAAAGGAGGTTTTCCTTAATGATACGTGGTCTGCAAGTGAATATGAAAGACCAGAAGAAAATTCTATCAAATCTAGAAGGGGCATCCTTTtaagaattgaagaagatcctacttttttcaataatattaaaagagAGTTGAATTATTTTAAGACTCATGATATGGAAATTCATAAGGAAAGTAAAGGGAATACTCAactattttattaaattgcATCGTATGTCTATAAACGAAAACTATAGCTTTGAATATTGAAACTTAATTATTGTCACGATTATTATCACgattattatcaattatataTGGATTTTGTAGGCTGTTGAACCCTTTGGAACTTCTACGTTTAAGACAATTGACGGTGAAGTAGGTTAGTTTCTGTCggttattttatttaataagTAGAATGTATAATAAAGGTGAATTGCTAAAGCGCCAAGATCAAGATTGGTAGCATTCTCTGAAGTAGCTTCAATTACACGGTTCTCATCACTAATACTTGAAAGGATCGTCAAGCTCGACCTGTCGCATATGCGAGTAGTACACCTTATCATAATCCTCGTTATACATGATGAGGGTATAAAAAGTTTTCAGCTTATACTCTCCCATACTTAAGCCTATAAATCTAACTATTGTTTATGTTAACTGAATCAAACTCACGTAGTATGTAATGTGTATGCAATCAAGAGAgataagaaataaaataccTTTAGTTGCTCGTCCTGTATACTACTAATTGTACCACGCTAAAGATCATATAATACGATCTCGTGACAAATACCTGTGTATCACTAATAAAAGAGAAGATAGTGTAATTGACAACCATTATAACATATATTACACTACTTTAGTCATCGGTCTATAATACACAATTCTTGGATGAAGGTATGGTCCGAACTGACGCCAAGTCTGTTAAAAGCTAAACCATGGTCATCTGATTCCTGTTTATTCGTCAGTTCGATTTCCAACTGAAAGAGTAGAGTCGATAAActtc includes:
- the RRP1 gene encoding Rrp1p (similar to Saccharomyces cerevisiae RRP1 (YDR087C); ancestral locus Anc_8.221) — protein: MNTSTFVKQLSSNNRVVREKSLEALEKVLVTEKCLKTFKQSQFNKLWKGLYFAMWFSDRPRPQQRLANKLGELYQLYFNKKDNENYKDDLSINDEAFVKFSKAFWKVLCLEWYNIDRFRMDKYLLLVRRVFFSQIKYLKLREWNEKLVNEFIETVLKDLPLSGSPKVYSGIPFHIIDIVLDEWERLFTEKNDEIEDNEDEEEEKQETELIELVKNSPLKDFISIFQDLASNMTNSKILRDKIKEDLLADERLVKWAVIEREEVEKISASKGATSSKLEDEEWHGF
- the SLU7 gene encoding mRNA splicing protein SLU7 (similar to Saccharomyces cerevisiae SLU7 (YDR088C); ancestral locus Anc_8.222), whose translation is MSGNNNKNKNFKKGPTKQNQHLPQYIKSQPWYYKDSKNTTEKKNDNETSTKEEDYLIHHRSQKHEFDHNDEPTIGSGISDEFITVQSRFRDMHNRNTKHQEKLLYCENCGAKDHLRKDCLERPKKLKKTEVKGNYNHQQITSTNGVLPTEAKIRNEEQMDWDAKKDRWFGYTGKEYNELLENWETKKKNNTQEPTDKENEDDMWDTDEEIELMQLGLYKDSMGHLKKDDENNSNLKHRTAVRLREDRAAYLNDINSGEIKYDPKSRIYKNEEIGLVDEKSKMFRRYLTGEGLELNQLNRFSKQHAREAGIRDEVEDANKINHVLVANPTKYEQLMKEKTKQNLEQEELQRRKEEAFKNNLLEARKAEGTVQSDESKKELKDLYG
- the VTC5 gene encoding Vtc5p (similar to Saccharomyces cerevisiae YDR089W; ancestral locus Anc_8.223) encodes the protein MKFNSTTRNSSPLEWKHQNIDYESLRTAIRHAANNRQKAINNSAIENHTSDNVPFPLLNLQNSFIQQFQNINLFVSLKVKECSTRILSVESSILNYFERLEVDVVDNRKDTSLIPSIKSLKKNLYLIYSHVNDISTELQTLSRFLIVQKITLKKLLKYLLKSYPTEFKNEADQLVKNLQDSKTYSYGYDGISFINVDLDSYLLEISLIIDVLGDLELKINTILGTTSGSGRNNIYQKSSLLNSVNSYHHLHDKRYHNDVPSRSSTPLSIGTSLTANYDSKVPRIQSEVEFDEIFXDKCSLIQRLLISSDNMEQFKFMLLSNEFRIIDDKVISTSKEIIQSASTDAKMTSPFPSPNSQADTIERPRLNVKSKSKSIRSVRSFQNINPNLPLINRTKSASTSSLKADNNDASIAVTPGSKSKLQLCQSNLIISILDTDENSFQQPSFMTNETINQYPNLILHHEENHTNIDAKSSCIVMCNVGGLRDHVVSSNLSLNFISDLIQDPAGCNTNDIKNSYPLDKLIIEWFKTRRLNYSSVLGEIHLKRTRFICPKEHCIFMITINEEISNNDSIFPHSIVEIKKLNIISENNNSQNNMTNNIKDRKIIKLFESLISNNFQCFPVDSNFTLWRICYQVLKLKTLRPDNNTNVHIAKDELFEILLSNDYTLSPNDSLSSDEFFQLGYDRLLSLCSSSFRATIQGKDHHDHHTASSIASSSRHDEHEKTSQLAKPRIRYWNEFDAAEEEGEDATGSQNNNTLFQDEESLESNSDYGFIKFNKNFINSMFRTFSKIRNSIISNTLTKPNHLPAYQQLAPNQIRNYGSVSSLDSQVTTNSINYDTSLGTFLNINNNKNGNNNYNINTNASNDSESDSDDDVFDSESVYEYKHDQVITVFYLASLLISCLTSGLCLGIILALFRENENDDIIVFDGINAVIVVIIVSLLISLILICMSLLLLFSRFTFAPAWHYISCFILFVVVICTVCYGIIEIFY
- the AFR1 gene encoding Afr1p (similar to Saccharomyces cerevisiae AFR1 (YDR085C) and YER158C; ancestral locus Anc_8.217), whose translation is MSTRMEKPQLVPTLMEKHVKGAVSSKQLSEIVLWAQPKLEANDMKNEPTSPNTTTPESRVSSIFSVNNDEKLDSHTEIETNLTFASHAPITLEKNKSIHNPVNHNHKRKKSNGIHSVRQTTRQIHYNNEKKPTFLKRSTSKLKLTIQNIWPNDDSNKGSKNRTNDGRHRKTLLSDEMDSIDSLFSINEQKLPELDDEIIGENLMDANMVFDDILSNIESKYISTATDTIPIILSEYIVPETNKQIDTSSIRSPISQGTLKVKEKKTKCDESLDSGLLEELKVIGQLLSKIDMNEKHLKVKRTPSSCSIATVPPPRSTKRPMVGNKTLAKEFYRSLTNRSNMRLSDPLKVKDIVDRLQNDWEIIHLNIAPSEKATYGQQDRNDNNRIQKKVSFAKEVFLNDTWSASEYERPEENSIKSRRGILLRIEEDPTFFNNIKRELNYFKTHDMEIHKESKGNTQLFY